In the Arachis stenosperma cultivar V10309 chromosome 8, arast.V10309.gnm1.PFL2, whole genome shotgun sequence genome, CCTACTTTGGTATGTTTTTGATAACTGCTTAGGTACCTAGATACCTTATGGCTGAATAAGATATTTGTTTGACAATGGAAAAGTGATTGAATGAAGTCTGAATTTTGTTGATCATGCCTTTCCATCATGATTCATTTAGGACTTTGAAATCAAAATGCATGATATTTTTATCAAGCTATTGGAAATGTTACATCAAATTTTTATACAAACATGTGTGTGTTTTGTATAATGGtgttctatatatatatatatatatatatatatatatatatatagaacaGGAAAAAAAAGAGCTCACATTCAGGGGGAGCAACTCTTGAGAAATAAAGGGGGAGTACATCAAAACTACTTGATATCATTTAAAGGAAGTGTCTTAATCTTATCTAATACATTCATATGAtgatatcttttaaaattatgtttgtcatcaagggagaGATTGTTAAGTTAAGAAAAGTAATTAACACATTGATGATGACAAATATGTTAATTGGGTTAATAACTCAAGTGGGCTTTGATGGAGTGTGTTATTGTGCAGGCCCAAACTTGTTTAAAATGCAGCCCAAACAAATGAAGCTAAATGCACTCAAGTGTGTTGAAAGGAAAAAGGATTTACAGACCAAGCTCAATGCCAACCAAGCTTTAGTGAATCAAACTTAAGCTAGGATTCACATGTGCACTTTGGGTAAACacaagaaagagagagagagagagagagagcactTCATCTTCGAGCTCACACaccagagaagaaagaaagagaaagtaaatcaagaaaataatatcCAATCACACTAATCAAAAGCATGTTAAGCTAAGTCAGAGGTTAAAGGTAAATAATTTTCATTTGCATGCAAGTTGATTTCTTCACATCTTCTCCTAATCTCTGCAACACCATTTTGGGAAAGATGAAGAAAATGGTGGTTGATTATCTCTGCTGTTAATCGATGACTCAAATTGTTACTTGGAGTCAAAGTATAATTTCAAGAGTTTGGATTTGGGATTGTCACTAAGCAAACAAATCTCTGCTGATCTGCACTCCTCGGTCAAACAAAGAACTAGATttaaaatacctaatttttGGGTTTAttaaagaaagagaagggatgATTTCAGAAAGTCCAAGGTCCAAGAAGTTGACTTTGAAGAAACCCTAACCATGAGTCTGACTAAGGTACAAAAAGGAAAATGAACTCTAATCAAAGACGAATAAGAGAGAACCCGAAAGAGAGAGTAAAGAGTGAATCCTCACTATTGagtttgaagtcttggaagcaTTGCACCTACACTAAAGGGAGCATTCCGccaagatgaagaacaaggttatGAGTTCAGATGCTGAGTTCAGTGCATAGGGTCAAGGCTGTGAATCGTCATCTCCTTCACTGTTTACTGTTTTGTATTTCAGTTTCAATGTATATCTTTCTTAGTTTTCTTTGAGTgataaaaggaaagaaagagaggcattgagaaaaagccatagagtgAAAAATGTTAAGAAAAATACTTGAGAGGAAAGCCaagagtgatttcagatttctttTGATTGTATTTTCTGTTTTGTGTCATGTACTTGAGAGGTATTCCTTGCTAAGTTGGGTAAGCACTTAGTGTGGTGAGTCTAAGTATTTGCATAGTCAAGTCAAGTTTATGTCGAAACTTGCGTGTCCAGATATGATTACGTTGAGTCCTAGGGAGTTAGTGTATGTAATACTTAAATTGATAGTGAAAATTTCACCaatgttgtgatggagactggacgTAGGTTATATTACACAAGGTAATTAAACCAATATATATGGTTGTGTCACATTCTTTCTTTCTGCTTTAGTtctatttttttggtttttatgaaacAAAACGAAATTATTTCCTGCATAATCTGCTGCACAGACTAAACAGTAGctaagtttaattttttattttaagatttattttatcaaaattaaagataatcaTATATTCAATCCCCCTTCTCTAagtcttttaaaatcttttggaATCTTTTGCATAATGAGAATAAACTTTATAACATTCTTAatgtattaaaaaattaaatcttaaaactgttaaaaagtaaaaatatatatcaGCTAGGTCTTTGATTAGTTTagtgtaatttaatttttttttctattggttacaataaaaataaaggtaaatatattttttctttaaaatttttcaaaaaattttaaaaatatttctaacatttaattttatttaatattattcaacatttaaaaattaattttgatcatatgttatgaaaaattaatagtaTGATAAAACTGAAATATATTCATTGTTTATgacattgaaaataaaattaaaatttaattaaatcaaatattaagtcacaaaaaaattaaatcaaatattaggaatatttttaaaattttcaaaaaaattaaaaataaagtataatttatcccaaaattaataaatcttaagctcccctttttttttatcattaaaccATTTTTACCATGCAGTACCATACTACCATAGACAGAGAATTAAATTTACCAAATATTGAAACTAGCCGTAGAAAATTTGAATCAACTAGGTTTCCCTCGAGGGGATTCATTACATGGGGCCATCGTTGTTTACGTGGCGCCTTACGATTGGTTGTTTTCTACGCCCAGTTAACGCAGTAGTCAAATGTCATCTTATGTAGTGGCAGCACCGAAGAGCACCATTTTCGATTGCATATTCGATTTTCTTCTTTCtgcaaaaaaaatttgaaaagaaattgtCCCTCTCTCACAGTTGAGGATCATGAAACGGGCGAATCGCAGATCGAAGCAGTCAAGCCCAATCGACGATGCTTCAGCTTCCGCCGAGAAGGAAAAGCAAATGTACGAGGAGAGGATCCGCGAGCTCGAGCGAGAGAATAAAGCGTATCAGGTTCgcgattttgaaatttttcgtTTGATTCGGCGATCTTCTTTTTGGTTTCTGATCTGGATGAGAAATGTTTGGTTAGGAAAATGTGcgggaaaaaagaagaagaaaaatcaaGTCACTGAATCtgatattttggatttttttttctccGTTTCCTTTTAATGTTTGAATGATGTTTACTGAGAATTTGACTGAGTTTAAAACTGGTGTTTGATTTTAAACGCATTTGTTAGAGGATAAGTTTCGTTGATTTTGACTTTTTGAAATGGAATTATTGAGAGATTAGTGAAGAACCAAAATCGTAGGATAggaacgttttttttttttttccttactCCGTATCCACTGTAATTTGGCAGATGGAAATTGCGGAACTGAAGCAGAAACAGGGAAATTATTCAGCTGCGACGAATGGAGTTGAGAAGCTTAAGAAGCATTATCTTCAAAAGCTGAACCTACTTGAAGAGCAGGTTAACATTGATCTGCACTACTAGAGTGAAAATGATTTTTGTTGTCAGGAATTTATTTTAGTACCATGGTGTTGCATGCAGGTAACTGAGTTGCAGAGTAAGTTAGCTTCTCGGTCTCAATTTTCAACTCAAAGGAAAAGAGTGGATGAGTCAAGTAGGCAGTTCCAATTTGAGATTCAAAGTTTAAAGGCTCAGAAGGTGATGTTTCTTCTCTGGATTCAGGATGCAGAATGCTGTTTTCTCCCATGTCCTCTTTTCTTTTGGGATTGACCTTTGTCATTTGCTTTTATATAGGTTCAACTGCAATGTAAGATGAAGCTAGACTCTGTACAATTTAGAATATGCAAAGCTATGCTAGAAAAAGAAATTTTGCAGGTATCTTTTTAGTTACATATCTTCTTATGTATGAAATGTGGATATAGATACGGATGATTGTTGATCTCAATTCGACAATTCCTGAAGTTAACTTTTAAGAGCATGATTCCCAATGAACAATTGAATCCAGCACTTCCTTTGTTAGTATATTCATCCTATGGAATCTTTGTTCGTGCATTGTCAGCTTAAGAAAGAGAGGAGAACATATGATATCAAGGTTCAAAATTTGCTGGCTTCAAATGACAGACTTAAAATGGTGGGGCTCTCCTCGTGGCTTTTGATTTCCTCATTTTCTCTCCTCCATGTAGCTTTTATTCTTTTCACTTACAGCTTCTACTTTTCTCTGGATTTCCTTATGCTAGGTGTTGCAACGGAAGACAGAAGCTGCTTTTACTGCTACCAATCGTCTAAGAGAAATGATTGAAGCTCGGAAAGTTATATCAAATAGATCAGCTGGTTAGAAGACTTGAATATTGGCCTTGTTTAAACCTTCCCTTGATTTATTTTTTCCAGAacatttattgcttttcttgCTTCTATTTTTGCTTGTTCTCATACAGGTGCTAGAAAGAGGAATAGTGAAGCAATTCATGTAAGTTCACATTTACTGAAATCGTCAACTTCTTGTAGATTAATAAACATCTGGTTATTTAATAGTGTCAATTGATAAAATGACAGGCAGTTAGTTTTCTTGGCACTTGCTCGTGGTTCTTTATAGAATATCTGGATGTGACTAAATGCTATATGGTTCATAAGTTGGGTCAAACAACTATAATCTTTTGCCTCCGAATTATTTACATACTAATATACTACTCTGGGGGTTAGAATTCAATAATATTTTAGATATGTTGGACATCTTGCTTATCTGGAGAATTTCATGATCTACATTTGTTAATTTCTAGAGGAGAATgttattttttgtctttaaatACTTGATCAGTTAGAAAGCAATTGTTCTTTTGTAGTAGTGTCCTGATTTATATATGGTCCCTATGAAACCATCATTTTAGACctaaaaggaaaagaatcacCAAAACAATATGGCTTGTGCAGGCTGCTGAGCATGAACTTGAAGTTACAACTAGGTTACACAAGTTATGTTCTCAGTACGAATCCCGAATCGAAAAGTAAGTCTTTTGGCACTTGTCTTGTCTTCTCCTTGGCTTACATCTGTGCCTTTTTTTATAGGTTAAAGATTTAACTGTATCgtttattttacaatttattTTGGGTTCCCTTCATAGTAATATATTTTTGGATTTGCCATCTGTCGTAACTACCATTTTGATTGTGTATTTGTATTTATCTTTATAACTAAATATATTTTACTCTAATGCATGTATTTTGATCTTTTACTTTAAAAACAATCGGCATCACTGGATTTCAAAACTTGATGGTTGAATAAATTTCTAGTCCTGCTGGAGGCTAACACTTTCTACCAGATTTTACTATAAGACTTATGGTTAGATCTTTGCTAAATTGATATTCCCGGGAATCTAGATTACAGTATTTTGCTATCTTGATTTTGTTGAAGAAAAAGTAACCAAAGGACCACTATTTTAACATTTTCAAATGTTCAGAATGGCTGCAGAAATTGGAAGGCTGAAAGAAGAAATCGAGATGCAAAGAAATGAAAATTTAAGGTGTGAAGATTGTTGCTTATGTTTTTTCCTCCTGCAGTGTTGAATTACATCAGCTTGCAGAACTACACGATTAACTTTGCTCTTTGTTACTACAAGGTCTGAATTCCAGGTTGAAGAGACTGACAGCTTTGAGAAAGAGGTTGATATCCAAGATTTAAAGGAACAAATGAATGGTCTTGGTTGTCTGCTCAGAGAATTAAAATTGCAGAAGGAGATGCTTGATTCCAAGGATAAAAAGCAGGTTTGGGCCGTTGGCATGAAAGTAACTTATTGAGAAATATGACAACTcgtctttttctttaaaaaatttattcagAACTACCTTGCTAATTTCTTAAACTGTGGAATCTTCTAATTAGCAGGTTCTAGATCAGCCTCTTTTCACTGATGAGAGCAACCGAAAGCTTCTGATGAAAATGGAAACCCCGGAAACAAATAGTTCAAGTGACAGTAATGCCAACGGGGAGAGAACAGATGAAGGAGTTTGCTGCACGTGCAGCAAGAGATCCCTATGCAAGACTACAAAATGCAAATGTCGATCCATCGGTGGTAGCTGCGGACCATCATGCGGCTGCAAACTTTTCAAGTGTACAAATAGGGAATCGAaccaaatagaagaagaaactGAAGCAATAATATCAGAAAGCACGGAGTGCAACATGAAAATGAATAATTCAGCTGTGTTTGAGCATGGAAACATAATTGCTTCTGAATGCGCTAAATTGCTTCAGAGTGCACTTGTTCAAAAACCTGCTAGCTACAGAGACAACCCAGGACCAATAAAGAAGCCATTATCTGACATTCAAAACTCGCTGGTATTCTTCTTCCCCAGgacctatttttttttttttttttaaatgggtTCAAATGTAAGTTATGAAACTTATATCCATCCAATAATTTCTCCTATTGCATTTGCCAACTATTTCAATAATAGTAACCTAGATGAGATTTCTCCAATTTAGTAAGTGTTATATTTTGTACACTTAGTTAAGGTAAAGTGACTGTCAACACGGTATTTGAGGAGTTAATGTTCACATGTCCTACTTATTTTTGGTATAGGTTTTCCTACTATCTTACTCTAATCAACTTAACTATTCCATTGCAGGGCCAATTGGACAATCAAAAACAAGGCAAGAAAAAGACTGTGCGGAAGCCCATAATTCAGTTGGTTACCAACAATCCAATGTCCACGTCCCCAGAAAATATAAGCAGCAGCAGCACTGAACAGAGTAATTCTATTCAGTCCAATGAATTGGCAACATCAGTTGGAGATGCACCTGTTGCCCGTCCTTCAAGAAATCCACCACGGCACGCCAAATCTGTGGTCGGGAAAGAGAACTACCTCACTTAACTAACTCGTCTTCCTCAAGTAGGTGTGATCCCACATTTAACCTGGCCGTTGGTGAGTgttaaaattcatgcaaatgcTGAATTATTGAGTGTGGAAATTGGTGTCAATACAGGAATTTGCCTTATTTTACTACGAACCCCGAGTGTAACAACTAAAcaattttttatctttctaCCTGTGTGGGAAGTCCCTACTATTGATTGATCTAATGCCATATGTTTAGTGTTTACTTATAATTCATTACTCCATCGAAAagatattcaaatttttttcacaaGACTTTAATTCCTTAAGAAGTTATTTAATTGTTACTAGATGAATCAGGCTTACACCAAAATCAAGATTTCAACTTCCCCATAATTCAGATTTGTCTATACCAACTTAATCTTTCATATTATATGgtataaaacaaaaaagggTTTAACTTTAGTGGCTTTCCTTCCCTTAGTCCCTTTAGAGGGGCATAGGGGGTACAACACACTTCAAAATATTGCATTATTCTTTTTTCTATTCTTCCTTTTACAGGTTCTGAACACCAATGCTGCCGTCATCCCAAGTTTCAAAATCCAAAAGATTCACATTTTTTagttgttaattttatttaaaacttTATCAAATTATGGTCTTTAATTTGCAAAAGTACCAATAGGCTTATGATAATAATGCCGAATTGCCGATCTTAGTTAAAATTTCATCGAAAccagattttttttaaattaattactaataataaagttatgtaatattttttgtattaatgttcaaatttatttcttagagatcacttattttttaaatttgttctctaaatattaaattagtcatattagaccttaaaaaatataatcataaattaaattaatcattCTTTTCGTTATATAAAGACGTGTCACATTAAGGCTTAGTTTGGTAAAGCTTTTCGAAAAAATACTTGTACTTTTTAAAAGCTCAAACTCCTCATTTTTTgtttggtaaataaaaaaaattatgtgctTGTACTTTTGAAATCACTCAAGATAGAGCTTTTTATGGTTGACTTgtacttttcaaaatttcaaagtctaatataacctcatatgtaaactaattttcaaatttaatgcTTACATTTACgtctattatagtatttttaaattttaaaagctatTTTATCAAATGCAATTGATGTTGATTgtgtttattgaaatttaaaaactatttttgatttgatttaccaaatataaatgctacaacttttaaaaagccatcttttaaaagttaatttttataagctaaaaattttaccaaactaAGCCTAAATGTGATAGAAGTATCATGTCACGTGTCATCTAACATATCATAAATTTATAGAATTAAATTAATCCGTAAAAATACATGCGAGTTATTTTCatctctaaatttttaaaaattgagtcaaattagtctttatataaatttctcttatttctttttttcataatgttaaatttttaatattttttaattctactaattttgattttatttattatacattactaaaaaaaattctcttcaaataaaataataaaaatatatattattaattttatatatatctatctaaaAAGTTAtggatataattataattaaggTGACGTGCAGTTTGTTCCATAAAATTTCACTCATTAAAATagtctttgatttttgaaaatgatcAAATTGGTTCATGTATTTGCAAATTGTAAATTTCTTTCGTCGTTAGTTCAACTGTTGGTAATACATTATTGATATGGAATGTTAAAGTATTAAAATAAGTGTTCTAAATTGATTAACCAGACCCATTTTGATAAATTGGTTTAGAATTTggtaaaaaaactaaaataatcaaattaactAATTTGAGACACCTATTTAATACTAGAATCTTAACCATGTCACCTTATTCTGAATGATGTCACACTAGTTTAACTCTTTATGtcaatattattttattgaCAAGTTGAATTAAGGATAAAGGAAATTCACAATTTGTACATTTATTAAAGACCAATTTGATTATTTTCAAAAGCCATAAATTGTTTTGATAAATTTTCCGGCCCAACCCAAATGTGCAGGAATCCGGGTCCGGACAACCCGCCGAACCGACAACATGCATTACCCGAGCTAGGAGACGACCCGTGCACCCTGGACCCAACAGGAAATCCATTCAGGCCAGTCAGATTCCTACAGACGACACCAATGTTCAGTTAGTCGGTTGGGTCCTGAACGGGTTGGAAATGCTGGGTGTACGGGGACCTGGATGCGGTTACTTGTGCGTGACTGGACCTCACGGGCAAGCGTTGGAAGGAGAGGAAAAGAGCTTTACAATCTCCTGGACTGATAGAGCGGTGAGAGGGGGAGCTACCAATAAAAGGGACTCCGACACTCAAGTTAGAATCCGTACAAGATGGCAGAAAAGGTAAGGGTTACGTGACGTACCTCGGGAGAGGGGTAGagccctccctatatatacccagTACTAAGGTGGGACTCATAGGAGCAGATCCACCTTTCAGGAAGTTTCCTTCCTCCAGCTAGCTGGTTTCACGCAGATAGGGGTGGCGCACGGGTCGTCCCCTGGCTCGGATAAGGCGTGTTGTTGGGTCGGCGGGTTGTCTGGTGCTGGATTCCTGCACGGCTGGGCTGGGTCAGAACAATTTGAAAATgttaaaatctaaaaatttgaaTGAGAAAATGACTTTATAATATACTTTAATCATTGATTACTTTGATGAATAAAGAATAATTATAATctacattattttttattattttatttcgaaAGACTTTTATTTAGTAAAgtgtaataaataaaattaaaatcagaaagattaagaaatgtttaaaatttaaagttatgaagaaaaaataagagatttatataaagttaattggacttaattttaaaatttttaaaaattaaaattactcgtatatttttaaagactaatttgattttaaaaaatttatgacATATCAAATAACACAACTACTCAATTATTTCATGTCACAGTATTAACTTGTCATGTCATCATGTTTCTTATGGATATGTtgataaatttttgtttttaaaattagaatttgcAAATTGGAGACTCAATTTTGTCTAAAATATAAAACCTAAGGTCCGATCTGTGGTATGGTGAAGGTGATAAATAAATCAGATGTCCATTtgtatatttttcaaaaaaaaattggaagtCGCAAATTTGTACTCTTtcacatgaaaaaaaaaacacatcaAGTCTTCACATTGTTTGAAAATACCATTGGAAGcccaacaccaaaattaaaaggCAGTTATTATGACACACCATCGTTTAACTAACAAAAGAAGCAATTTAACCAACTAACAAAA is a window encoding:
- the LOC130946491 gene encoding kinesin-like protein KIN-4C isoform X2 — encoded protein: MKRANRRSKQSSPIDDASASAEKEKQMYEERIRELERENKAYQMEIAELKQKQGNYSAATNGVEKLKKHYLQKLNLLEEQVTELQSKLASRSQFSTQRKRVDESSRQFQFEIQSLKAQKVQLQCKMKLDSVQFRICKAMLEKEILQLKKERRTYDIKVQNLLASNDRLKMVLQRKTEAAFTATNRLREMIEARKVISNRSAGARKRNSEAIHAAEHELEVTTRLHKLCSQYESRIEKMAAEIGRLKEEIEMQRNENLRSEFQVEETDSFEKEVDIQDLKEQMNGLGCLLRELKLQKEMLDSKDKKQVLDQPLFTDESNRKLLMKMETPETNSSSDSNANGERTDEGVCCTCSKRSLCKTTKCKCRSIGGSCGPSCGCKLFKCTNRESNQIEEETEAIISESTECNMKMNNSAVFEHGNIIASECAKLLQSALVQKPASYRDNPGPIKKPLSDIQNSLGQLDNQKQGKKKTVRKPIIQLVTNNPMSTSPENISSSSTEQSNSIQSNELATSVGDAPVARPSRNPPRHAKSVVGKENYLT
- the LOC130946491 gene encoding kinesin-like protein KIN-4C isoform X1, which codes for MKRANRRSKQSSPIDDASASAEKEKQMYEERIRELERENKAYQMEIAELKQKQGNYSAATNGVEKLKKHYLQKLNLLEEQVTELQSKLASRSQFSTQRKRVDESSRQFQFEIQSLKAQKVQLQCKMKLDSVQFRICKAMLEKEILQLKKERRTYDIKVQNLLASNDRLKMVLQRKTEAAFTATNRLREMIEARKVISNRSAGARKRNSEAIHAAEHELEVTTRLHKLCSQYESRIEKMAAEIGRLKEEIEMQRNENLRSEFQVEETDSFEKEVDIQDLKEQMNGLGCLLRELKLQKEMLDSKDKKQQVLDQPLFTDESNRKLLMKMETPETNSSSDSNANGERTDEGVCCTCSKRSLCKTTKCKCRSIGGSCGPSCGCKLFKCTNRESNQIEEETEAIISESTECNMKMNNSAVFEHGNIIASECAKLLQSALVQKPASYRDNPGPIKKPLSDIQNSLGQLDNQKQGKKKTVRKPIIQLVTNNPMSTSPENISSSSTEQSNSIQSNELATSVGDAPVARPSRNPPRHAKSVVGKENYLT